One region of Mycolicibacterium insubricum genomic DNA includes:
- a CDS encoding N-acyl-D-amino-acid deacylase family protein, producing MPYDVIVRNGLWFDGTGAAPQLRTLGIRDGIVAAVSVEPLDEAGCPDVIDAGGKWIVPGFIDVHTHYDAEVLLDPGLRESVRHGVTTVLLGMCSLSTVYADTEDAADLFSRVEAVPRNFVLDALEQRKTWSGPADYVQALDDLPLGPNIASMLGHSDLRASVLGLDRATTRGVTPTEAELETMVSRLDEALEAGMLGMSGMDAAIDKLDGDRFRSRALPSTFATWRERRRLIAVLRRRGRMLQSAPNVARAQEALNFFLESSGMFGHRRGVRMSLLVSADAKSSPAAVRLLGPGTRFLNRILNANVRFQHLPVPFELYSDGIDLPVFEEFGAGTAALHLKDQIERNTLLADPDYRRRFRKSFDRRKLGPTLWHRDFHDATIVECPDTALIGKTFGQIADERDIHPLDAFLDVLVDNGERNVRWTTIVANARPKQLDKLAKEPSVHMGFSDAGAHLRNMAFYNYPLRLLKRVRDAQLAGRPFLSTAAAVHRLTAEVADWFGVPAGTLRHGDRADFVVIDPAGLNEELDAYHEDPVPFYGGLSRMVNRNDDAVVATAVGGTVVFRAGRFRDGYGATMKSGRYLRAGSTKRDHAPV from the coding sequence ATGCCCTATGACGTCATCGTTCGCAACGGCCTGTGGTTCGACGGCACCGGCGCGGCCCCACAGCTCCGCACTCTGGGGATTCGCGACGGGATCGTCGCGGCCGTGTCGGTCGAACCGCTCGATGAGGCCGGCTGTCCCGACGTCATCGACGCCGGCGGCAAGTGGATCGTTCCCGGCTTCATCGACGTACACACGCACTACGACGCCGAAGTCCTGCTCGACCCCGGCCTCCGCGAATCGGTGCGCCACGGCGTCACCACCGTGCTGCTGGGAATGTGCTCGCTGTCGACGGTCTACGCCGACACAGAGGACGCCGCCGACCTGTTCAGCCGGGTGGAGGCCGTCCCGCGCAACTTCGTGCTCGACGCTCTCGAACAGCGCAAGACGTGGTCAGGTCCGGCCGACTACGTGCAGGCACTCGATGATCTGCCACTGGGTCCCAATATCGCCTCCATGCTGGGCCACTCCGACCTACGCGCATCGGTCCTCGGGCTCGACCGTGCCACCACCCGCGGGGTCACACCGACCGAGGCCGAACTGGAGACCATGGTCTCCCGGCTCGACGAAGCGCTGGAGGCCGGAATGCTCGGCATGTCCGGGATGGACGCGGCGATCGACAAGCTCGACGGCGACCGGTTCCGGTCTCGGGCCCTGCCCTCGACGTTCGCCACCTGGCGGGAACGCCGGAGGCTCATCGCCGTACTCCGCCGGCGAGGCCGGATGCTGCAGAGCGCCCCCAACGTCGCCAGGGCACAGGAGGCTCTCAACTTCTTCCTGGAGAGCAGCGGCATGTTCGGCCACCGGCGAGGGGTGCGGATGAGCCTGCTGGTTTCCGCCGACGCGAAGTCATCGCCGGCCGCAGTGCGTCTGCTGGGGCCCGGCACCCGATTCCTCAACCGGATCCTCAACGCCAACGTGCGGTTCCAGCATCTCCCCGTCCCGTTCGAACTGTATTCCGACGGAATCGACCTACCGGTGTTCGAGGAGTTCGGCGCCGGAACCGCCGCGCTGCATCTCAAGGACCAGATAGAGCGCAACACGCTGCTGGCCGATCCCGACTACCGACGCCGGTTCCGTAAGTCCTTCGATCGCCGCAAGCTCGGCCCGACCCTGTGGCACCGCGATTTCCACGACGCCACAATCGTGGAATGCCCGGATACGGCGCTGATCGGCAAGACCTTCGGGCAGATCGCCGACGAGCGCGACATCCACCCGCTCGACGCGTTCCTCGACGTGCTGGTCGACAACGGCGAGCGGAACGTCCGCTGGACCACCATCGTCGCCAACGCCCGGCCCAAACAGCTCGACAAGCTGGCCAAGGAGCCGTCCGTTCACATGGGCTTCTCGGACGCCGGTGCGCACCTGCGCAATATGGCCTTCTACAACTATCCGCTGCGGCTGCTCAAGAGAGTTCGTGACGCGCAGCTGGCCGGCCGTCCGTTCCTGTCGACGGCCGCGGCCGTGCACCGGCTGACCGCCGAGGTGGCCGACTGGTTCGGCGTTCCGGCCGGAACGCTGCGCCACGGCGATCGCGCGGACTTCGTGGTGATCGACCCCGCGGGGCTCAACGAGGAACTCGACGCCTACCACGAGGACCCGGTGCCGTTCTACGGTGGCCTGAGCCGGATGGTGAACCGCAACGACGACGCCGTCGTGGCGACCGCTGTCGGCGGCACCGTGGTGTTTCGCGCCGGGCGATTCCGCGACGGCTACGGCGCGACGATGAAATCCGGTCGGTATCTGCGGGCGGGCAGCACCAAGCGCGACCACGCGCCGGTCTGA
- a CDS encoding TetR/AcrR family transcriptional regulator, with the protein MTRTQQQRRAETVARLIDAGIDTIIELGYARASAAVIAKRAGVSGGALFRHFPTMSDFMAATAQEVARRQLDLAAKLVAQIPAGQPPLPAMLTILRDIAGSDTNTVWHELMVAARTDDTLRATLRTVLAAYAENIFRTARTAPGLERVPDEELAVALTTVLNIFDGAALVRRVLPQPELEDARIALLTDLLGR; encoded by the coding sequence ATGACCAGAACGCAGCAGCAACGGCGCGCGGAAACCGTGGCGCGGCTGATCGACGCCGGCATCGACACCATCATCGAGCTGGGTTACGCGCGCGCATCCGCCGCCGTGATCGCCAAGCGCGCCGGTGTCTCGGGCGGAGCTCTGTTCCGGCACTTCCCCACCATGAGTGACTTCATGGCGGCGACCGCACAGGAAGTGGCACGCCGCCAGCTCGACCTGGCCGCCAAGCTGGTGGCACAGATTCCGGCGGGCCAGCCGCCGCTGCCGGCGATGCTGACCATCCTGCGCGACATCGCGGGCAGCGACACCAACACGGTGTGGCATGAGCTGATGGTGGCCGCGCGCACCGACGACACACTGCGAGCCACCCTTCGGACCGTCCTCGCCGCGTACGCGGAGAACATCTTCCGCACCGCAAGAACCGCACCCGGTCTCGAGCGGGTTCCCGACGAGGAGTTGGCCGTGGCCCTGACCACCGTGCTGAACATCTTCGACGGCGCCGCCCTGGTGCGACGGGTGCTGCCGCAACCCGAACTCGAAGACGCCCGCATCGCCCTGCTGACGGATCTGCTCGGCCGCTGA
- a CDS encoding sulfite exporter TauE/SafE family protein, with the protein MSVTHMILIALAGIGAGAINSLVGSGTLITFPTLVTLGVPPVTATMSNAVGLVAGGVSGTWAYRRELSGQADRLRWQIPASLIGAGIGAWLLLHLPEKVFTEVVPVLLVLALVLVVVGPRIQAWARRRAEQAGHGADHVSPRQMAALVAGTFAVGVYGGYFTAAQGILLIGVMGALLPEDMQRMNAAKNLLALLVNIVAAAAYTLVAFDRINWTAAALIAVGSLIGGWLGGHYGRRLSPNALRIVIVVVGLIGLYRLLTV; encoded by the coding sequence GTGTCGGTGACCCACATGATCCTGATCGCGCTGGCGGGCATCGGTGCCGGCGCGATCAACTCCCTGGTCGGCTCCGGCACGCTGATCACCTTCCCGACCCTGGTCACCCTCGGCGTACCGCCGGTGACGGCCACCATGTCCAATGCCGTCGGCCTGGTAGCCGGGGGAGTCTCGGGGACCTGGGCCTACCGGCGGGAACTGTCCGGGCAGGCCGACCGGCTGCGGTGGCAGATCCCCGCGTCGCTGATCGGCGCCGGGATCGGTGCCTGGCTGCTGCTGCACCTGCCGGAGAAGGTGTTCACCGAGGTGGTGCCGGTGCTGCTGGTGCTGGCGCTGGTGCTGGTGGTCGTCGGTCCGCGGATCCAGGCCTGGGCCAGGCGGCGGGCCGAGCAGGCCGGGCACGGCGCCGACCACGTCAGTCCGCGCCAGATGGCGGCCCTGGTGGCGGGCACCTTCGCCGTCGGGGTCTACGGGGGCTACTTCACCGCCGCGCAGGGCATCCTGCTGATCGGGGTGATGGGCGCGCTGCTGCCCGAGGACATGCAGCGGATGAACGCCGCCAAGAACCTGCTGGCGCTGCTGGTGAACATCGTCGCCGCAGCGGCCTACACGCTGGTCGCCTTCGACCGGATCAACTGGACCGCCGCCGCGCTGATCGCCGTCGGGTCCCTGATCGGTGGCTGGCTGGGCGGTCACTACGGACGACGGCTGTCGCCGAACGCCCTGCGCATCGTCATCGTGGTGGTGGGCCTGATCGGGCTGTACCGGCTGCTGACGGTGTAG
- the der gene encoding ribosome biogenesis GTPase Der → MTDVEEFPGDGTWSDESDWDSVGSEFIDADDEAFSGPPPVVAVVGRPNVGKSTLVNRILGRREAVVQDLPGVTRDRVSYDASWTGHRFVVQDTGGWEPDAKGLQQLVADQAAVAMRTADAIILVVDAVVGATAGDEAAAKILRRSGKPVFLAANKVDGERQEPEAAALWSLGLGEPHPISAIHGRGVADLLDAVVADLPEVSELGSRTGGPRRVALVGKPNVGKSSLLNRLADEERSVVHDVAGTTVDPVDSLIELGGRTWRFVDTAGLRRKVGQASGHEFYASVRTRGAIDAAEVCLVLVDASQPLTEQDLRVISMVIEAGRALVLVFNKWDMVDEDRRYLLDKEIDRELTQVAWAPRVNISAKTGRAVAKLVPALDRSLQSWDSRVSTGQLNTFLKEVVAATPPPVRGGKQPRILFATQAATRPPTFVLFTSGFLEAGYRRFLERRLRETFGFEGSPIRINVRVREKRGNSGNRRR, encoded by the coding sequence ATGACCGACGTCGAAGAATTTCCCGGTGACGGGACCTGGTCGGATGAAAGCGACTGGGACAGTGTCGGTTCGGAGTTCATCGACGCCGACGACGAGGCGTTCTCCGGGCCGCCTCCGGTGGTGGCAGTGGTGGGGCGGCCCAACGTCGGCAAGTCCACACTGGTCAACCGGATCCTGGGGCGCCGGGAAGCCGTCGTGCAGGATCTGCCCGGGGTGACCCGCGACCGGGTGTCCTACGACGCGAGCTGGACCGGGCACCGATTCGTCGTGCAGGACACCGGCGGTTGGGAGCCCGACGCCAAGGGGCTGCAACAGCTGGTCGCCGACCAGGCCGCGGTGGCGATGCGCACCGCCGACGCGATCATTCTCGTCGTCGACGCCGTCGTCGGCGCCACCGCCGGGGACGAGGCCGCCGCCAAGATCCTGCGCCGATCCGGCAAGCCGGTCTTCCTGGCCGCCAACAAGGTCGACGGTGAACGCCAGGAGCCCGAGGCCGCCGCGCTGTGGTCGCTGGGCCTGGGGGAGCCGCACCCGATCAGCGCCATTCACGGCCGCGGCGTCGCCGACCTGCTCGACGCGGTTGTCGCCGACCTGCCCGAGGTGTCCGAGCTGGGATCGCGCACCGGCGGGCCCCGGCGCGTCGCCCTGGTCGGGAAACCGAACGTGGGCAAGAGTTCGCTGCTCAACCGGCTGGCCGACGAGGAACGCTCGGTGGTGCACGACGTCGCCGGCACCACCGTCGACCCGGTAGACTCGCTGATCGAGTTGGGCGGGCGCACTTGGCGTTTCGTCGACACCGCGGGGTTGCGGCGCAAGGTCGGACAGGCCAGCGGACACGAGTTCTACGCGTCGGTGCGCACCCGCGGAGCGATCGACGCCGCCGAGGTGTGCCTGGTGCTCGTCGACGCCTCCCAGCCGCTGACCGAGCAGGATCTGCGGGTGATCTCGATGGTCATCGAGGCGGGCCGGGCGCTGGTGCTGGTGTTCAACAAGTGGGACATGGTCGACGAGGACCGGCGCTACCTGCTGGACAAGGAGATCGACCGCGAGCTGACGCAGGTCGCCTGGGCGCCGCGGGTCAACATCTCGGCGAAAACCGGTCGGGCGGTGGCCAAGCTGGTGCCCGCCCTGGACCGGTCACTTCAATCCTGGGACTCCCGGGTCTCCACCGGGCAGCTCAACACCTTCCTCAAGGAAGTGGTGGCCGCCACGCCACCGCCGGTGCGCGGCGGGAAACAACCGCGGATTCTGTTCGCCACCCAGGCCGCCACCCGGCCGCCCACCTTCGTGCTGTTCACCAGCGGCTTCCTGGAGGCCGGCTATCGGCGCTTCCTGGAGCGGCGGTTGCGCGAGACGTTCGGGTTCGAGGGCAGCCCGATCCGGATCAACGTGCGGGTCCGGGAGAAGCGCGGCAACAGCGGTAACAGGAGACGCTGA
- the cmk gene encoding (d)CMP kinase, translating into MTGGAERGVVVAIDGPAGTGKSTVARGLAHALGARYLDTGAMYRIVTLAVLRAGVDIDDPAAIAAVDAPITVSFDPDDTHAYLGDEDVSVEIRGDAVTAAVSAVSAVPAVRTRLVARQRELAAGAGSVVVEGRDIGTVVLTDADVKIFLTASAAVRAQRRNDQNVAAGLPDDYPGVLADVTRRDELDSTRAVSPLRPAEDAVIVDSGDMTQEQVISRLVELVAERSEVLR; encoded by the coding sequence GTGACCGGCGGGGCCGAACGCGGTGTGGTTGTCGCCATCGACGGCCCGGCGGGAACCGGAAAGTCCACCGTCGCACGAGGTTTGGCGCATGCCCTGGGGGCCCGCTACCTGGACACCGGGGCGATGTACCGGATCGTGACGCTCGCGGTGCTGCGTGCGGGCGTCGACATCGACGACCCGGCGGCGATCGCCGCGGTGGACGCCCCGATCACCGTGAGCTTCGACCCCGACGACACCCACGCCTACCTGGGTGACGAAGACGTATCGGTCGAGATCCGCGGCGACGCGGTGACCGCGGCGGTGTCGGCGGTCTCGGCCGTGCCCGCGGTGCGGACCCGGCTGGTGGCCCGGCAGCGTGAATTGGCCGCCGGTGCGGGCAGTGTGGTGGTCGAGGGCCGCGACATCGGCACGGTGGTGCTGACCGACGCCGACGTGAAGATCTTCCTGACGGCCTCGGCGGCCGTACGGGCGCAGCGGCGCAACGACCAGAACGTCGCCGCCGGTCTGCCCGACGACTATCCCGGCGTGCTGGCCGATGTCACCCGTCGTGACGAACTGGATTCCACCCGCGCGGTATCCCCGTTGCGTCCGGCCGAGGACGCGGTCATCGTGGACAGCGGCGATATGACGCAGGAGCAGGTGATCTCCCGGCTCGTCGAGCTGGTGGCCGAGCGGAGCGAGGTGCTGCGATGA
- a CDS encoding pseudouridine synthase, which yields MTESNEGIRLQKVLSQAGIASRRVAERMITDGRVEVDGRIVTELGTRVDPETSVIRVDGTRVRLDDDHVYLALNKPLGMVSTMSDEQGRPCIGDLIEHRVRGNKNLFHVGRLDADTEGLILLTNDGELANRLMHPSYEVPKTYVATVVGKVPRGLGKQLREGVELEDGPVKLDDFALVDTLPGRAMVRITLHEGRKRIVRRLMDSVGLPVEALVRTDIGAVSLGDQRPGSIRALTRKEIGELSKAVGL from the coding sequence ATGACCGAGAGCAACGAGGGCATACGCCTGCAGAAAGTGTTGTCGCAGGCCGGGATTGCGTCCCGCCGCGTGGCCGAGCGGATGATCACCGACGGCCGCGTCGAGGTCGACGGCCGCATCGTCACCGAACTCGGCACCCGGGTCGATCCCGAGACCTCGGTGATCCGGGTCGACGGGACCCGGGTGCGCCTCGACGACGACCACGTCTACCTCGCGCTCAACAAGCCGCTGGGCATGGTGTCGACCATGTCCGACGAGCAGGGCCGCCCGTGCATCGGCGACCTGATCGAACACCGCGTGCGCGGCAACAAGAACCTGTTCCACGTCGGTCGTCTCGACGCCGACACCGAGGGCCTGATCCTGTTGACCAACGACGGCGAACTGGCCAACCGGCTGATGCATCCGTCCTATGAGGTGCCCAAGACCTACGTGGCCACCGTGGTCGGCAAGGTGCCCCGCGGACTGGGCAAGCAGCTGCGCGAGGGCGTGGAACTCGAGGACGGCCCGGTCAAGCTGGACGACTTCGCGCTCGTCGACACGCTGCCGGGACGGGCTATGGTGCGAATCACCTTGCACGAGGGCCGCAAACGCATCGTGCGTCGGTTGATGGACTCGGTCGGGCTGCCCGTCGAGGCGCTGGTGCGCACCGACATCGGTGCGGTGTCGCTCGGAGATCAGCGACCGGGGAGCATTCGCGCGCTGACCCGCAAGGAGATCGGCGAACTGTCCAAGGCGGTGGGCCTGTGA
- the scpB gene encoding SMC-Scp complex subunit ScpB, giving the protein MTENAGPVVETGALAEDDETPGLDDTASPELDDRHFPEHDDILPGADEDSALPELEDGVDTSDLCGARSSPLEDDELDRVLEALLLVVDTPISVAGLAAVTEAPEHRISARLAELAAGYAERDSGIDLREAGGGWRMYTRARFAPYVERLLLDGARSKLTRAALETLAVIAYRQPVTRARVSAVRGVNVDAVIRTLAARGLIVEAGPDPDSGAATFTTTELFLERLGLTSLAELPDIAPLLPDVDVIDDLSENLESEPRFMKLNSPGPAEADAGPLPNFELDQET; this is encoded by the coding sequence ATGACCGAAAACGCCGGCCCCGTCGTCGAGACCGGCGCCCTGGCCGAGGACGACGAGACGCCAGGCCTCGACGACACCGCTTCCCCCGAGCTCGACGACAGGCATTTCCCCGAACACGACGACATCCTGCCGGGCGCCGACGAGGACTCCGCACTGCCCGAGCTTGAGGACGGTGTTGATACGTCGGATCTCTGCGGGGCTCGTTCCTCGCCCCTTGAGGACGACGAACTGGACCGGGTGCTGGAGGCGCTGCTGCTGGTGGTCGACACCCCGATCAGCGTCGCCGGACTGGCGGCGGTCACCGAGGCACCCGAGCACCGGATCTCCGCGCGGCTGGCGGAGCTGGCCGCCGGCTACGCCGAACGTGACAGCGGCATCGACCTGCGCGAGGCCGGTGGCGGGTGGCGGATGTACACCCGCGCCCGGTTCGCCCCGTATGTCGAGCGGTTGCTGCTCGACGGGGCCCGCTCCAAGCTGACCCGCGCGGCGCTGGAGACCCTGGCGGTGATCGCCTATCGCCAGCCGGTCACCCGCGCCCGGGTCAGCGCGGTCCGCGGCGTCAACGTGGACGCGGTGATCCGCACGCTGGCCGCCCGCGGGCTGATCGTTGAGGCCGGACCGGACCCCGACAGTGGCGCGGCGACGTTCACCACCACCGAACTGTTCCTGGAACGGCTCGGGTTGACCTCGCTGGCCGAGCTGCCCGACATCGCACCCCTGCTGCCCGACGTCGACGTGATCGACGATCTGAGCGAGAACCTGGAGTCCGAGCCGCGTTTCATGAAGCTGAACTCCCCGGGGCCCGCGGAGGCTGATGCCGGGCCACTGCCCAACTTCGAACTGGATCAGGAAACATGA
- a CDS encoding segregation/condensation protein A: protein MSAPQAAPEQDAPGEQPASTGFQVRLQNFEGPFDLLLQLIFAHRLDVTEVALHQVTDEFIAYTKQIGSRLELDETTAFLLVAATLLDLKAARLLPAGQTEDDEDLALLEVRDLLFARLLQYRAFKHVAELFAELEAAALRSYPRAVSLEERYEGLLPEVMIGVDAAAFAQIAAAVFTPRPVPTVGVGHLHQVMVSVPEQAQKLLRQLETRGVGQWASFRELVADCTAGIEVVGRFLALLELYRARAVAFEQPEALGLLQISWTGDSPTAEQLVQALAADEEV from the coding sequence GTGAGCGCGCCCCAGGCCGCACCCGAACAGGACGCGCCGGGCGAACAGCCGGCGTCCACCGGTTTCCAGGTTCGGCTGCAGAACTTCGAGGGCCCGTTCGACCTGCTGCTGCAGCTGATCTTCGCGCATCGCCTGGATGTGACCGAGGTGGCGTTGCACCAGGTCACCGATGAATTCATCGCCTACACCAAGCAGATCGGCAGCCGGCTCGAGCTCGATGAGACGACGGCGTTCCTGCTGGTCGCCGCCACCCTGCTGGATCTGAAGGCGGCCCGGTTGCTGCCGGCCGGTCAGACCGAGGACGACGAGGACCTGGCGCTGCTGGAGGTCCGCGACCTGCTGTTCGCCCGGCTGCTGCAGTACCGCGCGTTCAAACACGTCGCGGAGCTGTTCGCCGAGCTGGAGGCCGCGGCGCTGCGCAGTTATCCGCGTGCGGTGTCGCTGGAGGAACGCTACGAGGGGCTGCTGCCCGAGGTGATGATCGGCGTCGACGCCGCGGCCTTCGCCCAGATCGCCGCGGCCGTGTTCACCCCGCGTCCGGTGCCGACGGTCGGCGTCGGTCACCTGCATCAGGTGATGGTGTCGGTGCCCGAGCAGGCGCAGAAGCTGTTGCGCCAGTTGGAGACTCGCGGTGTGGGGCAGTGGGCGTCATTCCGCGAGTTGGTCGCCGACTGCACCGCCGGCATCGAGGTGGTCGGGCGCTTCCTGGCGCTGCTCGAGCTCTACCGGGCCCGGGCGGTAGCATTCGAGCAGCCAGAAGCGCTGGGACTGCTGCAGATTTCCTGGACCGGGGACAGCCCGACCGCCGAACAACTGGTACAGGCCCTCGCCGCGGACGAAGAGGTTTAA
- a CDS encoding ParA family protein — translation MTDSSADDVTLGPTGRPPRHIPEPKPLTSHGPAKVIAMCNQKGGVGKTTSTINLGAALAEYGRRVLLVDLDPQGALSAGLGVPHYELEYTVHNLLVEPRVSIDQVLITTRVSGLDLVPSNIDLSAAEIQLVNEVGREQTLGRALHPVLDRYDYVLIDCQPSLGLLTVNGLACADGVIIPTECEYFSLRGLALLTDTVDKVHDRLNPRLEISGILITRYDARTVNAREVMARVVERFGDLVFDTVISRTVRFPETSVAGEPITTWAPKSTGAEAYRALAREVIDRFGT, via the coding sequence GTGACCGACAGCTCAGCCGACGACGTCACGCTGGGTCCGACCGGTCGACCACCCCGTCACATTCCCGAGCCGAAGCCGCTGACCAGCCACGGTCCGGCAAAGGTCATCGCGATGTGCAACCAGAAGGGTGGCGTCGGCAAGACCACCTCGACGATCAACCTGGGCGCCGCACTGGCCGAATACGGCCGCCGGGTGCTGCTGGTGGACCTCGACCCGCAGGGCGCGCTGTCGGCGGGCCTGGGCGTGCCGCACTACGAACTCGAATACACCGTGCACAACCTGCTGGTGGAACCCCGGGTGTCGATCGACCAGGTGCTGATCACCACCCGGGTGTCCGGGCTGGATCTGGTGCCGTCGAACATCGACCTGTCCGCCGCGGAGATCCAGCTGGTCAACGAGGTGGGCCGGGAGCAGACCTTGGGCCGCGCGCTGCACCCGGTGCTGGACCGCTACGACTACGTGCTGATCGACTGCCAGCCGTCGCTGGGCCTGCTCACGGTGAACGGCCTGGCCTGCGCCGACGGCGTGATCATCCCCACCGAATGCGAGTACTTCTCGCTGCGCGGTCTGGCGCTGCTGACCGACACCGTCGACAAGGTGCACGACCGGCTCAATCCGCGGCTGGAGATCAGCGGCATCCTGATCACCCGCTACGACGCCCGTACCGTGAACGCTCGCGAGGTGATGGCCCGGGTGGTCGAGCGGTTCGGCGACCTGGTTTTCGACACCGTGATCAGCCGCACCGTGCGCTTCCCGGAGACCAGCGTGGCCGGCGAACCGATCACCACCTGGGCGCCGAAATCCACCGGCGCCGAGGCCTACCGAGCGTTGGCCCGCGAGGTCATCGACCGTTTCGGCACGTGA
- a CDS encoding O-methyltransferase: MDLKRRIPLLRWSFLRMALGARNITTTGQIGDGREAAAVDYVLANARPGDVDDVLATIDRFAYEQSFLINVGDEKGALLDTAVRRADPRLALELGTYCGYSALRIARAAPNARVVSVELAEANAANARRIWAHAGLADRITCVVGTIGDGGATLDLLADEHGFADGTLDFLFLDHDKDAYLRDLRSILDRGWLHRGSIAVADNVGLPGAPRYRSYMAEQQGALWDTVEHKTHAEYQTLLPDLVLESTYLG; this comes from the coding sequence ATGGATCTCAAGCGCAGGATTCCGCTGTTGCGGTGGTCGTTTCTGCGGATGGCACTGGGTGCCCGCAACATCACCACCACCGGTCAGATCGGCGACGGGCGCGAGGCGGCGGCGGTCGACTACGTGCTTGCCAACGCCCGCCCCGGCGACGTCGACGACGTGCTGGCCACCATCGACCGGTTCGCCTACGAGCAGTCGTTTCTGATCAACGTCGGCGACGAGAAGGGCGCGTTGCTGGATACCGCGGTCCGCCGGGCCGACCCGCGGCTGGCCCTGGAACTGGGCACCTACTGCGGCTACTCGGCGCTGCGGATCGCCCGCGCCGCGCCGAATGCTCGGGTGGTGTCGGTGGAATTGGCCGAAGCCAACGCCGCCAACGCCCGCCGGATCTGGGCGCACGCCGGGCTCGCCGATCGGATCACCTGTGTCGTCGGGACCATCGGCGACGGCGGTGCGACGCTCGACCTGCTCGCCGACGAGCATGGCTTCGCCGACGGCACCCTGGATTTTCTGTTCCTCGACCACGACAAGGACGCCTACCTGCGCGACCTGCGCAGCATCCTCGACCGCGGCTGGCTGCATCGCGGGTCGATCGCGGTCGCCGACAACGTCGGGTTGCCCGGCGCCCCGCGGTACCGCAGCTACATGGCCGAGCAGCAGGGTGCGCTGTGGGACACCGTCGAGCACAAGACCCACGCGGAGTACCAGACGCTGCTGCCCGACCTGGTGCTGGAGTCGACGTACCTGGGCTGA
- the xerD gene encoding site-specific tyrosine recombinase XerD, producing MTTVETPLDTQLRGYLDHLMIERAVAANTLSSYRRDLRRYQEHLRGRGIEDLAAATETDVSEFLVALRRGDPDAGVVPLSAVSAARALIAVRGLHRFAAAEGIAPVDVARAVKPPTPSRRLPKSLTVDQVLALLEAAGGDGAAETPLSLRNRALLELLYSTGARISEAVGLDIDDVDTEARAVLLRGKGGKQRLVPIGRPAVTAVDNYLVRGRPELAVRGRGIPALFLNARGGRLSRQSAWQVLSDAAERAGIETAVSPHTMRHSFATHLLEGGADVRVVQELLGHASVTTTQIYTMVTVHALREVWATAHPRAR from the coding sequence GTGACCACCGTGGAAACGCCGCTGGACACCCAGCTGCGCGGTTACCTCGATCACCTGATGATCGAGCGGGCGGTAGCCGCCAACACGCTGAGTTCCTATCGCCGCGACCTGCGGCGGTATCAGGAGCACCTGCGCGGCCGGGGTATCGAGGACCTGGCCGCGGCCACCGAGACCGACGTCAGCGAGTTCCTGGTGGCCCTGCGCCGCGGTGACCCCGACGCCGGTGTGGTGCCCCTGTCGGCCGTGTCGGCGGCCCGCGCGCTGATCGCCGTGCGTGGCCTGCACCGGTTCGCCGCCGCCGAGGGCATCGCGCCCGTCGACGTCGCGCGCGCAGTGAAACCTCCGACCCCGAGCCGGCGCCTGCCCAAGAGCCTGACCGTGGATCAGGTGCTGGCGCTGCTGGAGGCCGCCGGCGGCGACGGGGCGGCCGAGACGCCGCTGAGCCTGCGCAACCGGGCGCTGCTGGAACTGCTGTATTCCACCGGGGCCCGGATCTCCGAAGCCGTCGGCCTCGACATCGACGATGTCGACACCGAGGCGCGTGCGGTACTGCTGCGCGGCAAGGGCGGAAAGCAGCGGCTGGTGCCGATCGGGCGGCCGGCGGTGACCGCGGTGGACAACTACCTGGTCCGGGGCCGGCCGGAGCTGGCTGTCCGCGGCCGCGGCATCCCGGCGCTTTTCCTCAACGCCCGGGGTGGGCGGCTGTCGCGCCAGAGTGCCTGGCAGGTGCTGTCCGATGCCGCCGAGCGGGCCGGGATCGAGACCGCGGTCTCGCCGCACACCATGCGTCACTCGTTCGCCACCCATCTGCTGGAGGGTGGTGCCGACGTCCGAGTGGTGCAGGAACTGCTCGGCCACGCCTCGGTGACCACCACGCAGATCTACACCATGGTCACCGTGCATGCCTTGCGCGAGGTCTGGGCCACCGCGCATCCGCGGGCCCGGTAG